The following are encoded together in the Deinococcus multiflagellatus genome:
- a CDS encoding CarD family transcriptional regulator — MKQTAFQPGDRVVLPPYGIGVVRGTCLRPVAGEAHAYYQVEFPNTASQAFVPVASPDGAGMRAALTAHDMPALLESLKTSRLNLPRQWAARHRRVTEILVSGNPFELAILTCELRRWNVERGLPDLDRQAFRRAIKLLEQEVSGLQDPGAQDVQLLLSHAWNEGPQHVGA; from the coding sequence TTGAAGCAGACCGCTTTTCAGCCCGGTGACCGCGTTGTTCTTCCTCCTTACGGCATAGGCGTGGTGCGGGGCACCTGCCTGCGACCTGTGGCGGGCGAAGCCCACGCCTACTATCAGGTGGAGTTTCCCAACACAGCCAGTCAGGCGTTCGTGCCTGTGGCCTCGCCTGACGGCGCGGGCATGCGCGCGGCGCTCACCGCCCACGACATGCCTGCCCTGCTGGAATCCCTGAAGACCAGCCGCCTGAACCTGCCCCGGCAGTGGGCCGCGCGCCACCGCCGCGTGACCGAGATTCTGGTCAGCGGCAACCCGTTTGAACTGGCGATCCTCACCTGCGAACTGCGGCGCTGGAACGTGGAGCGCGGCCTGCCCGATCTGGACCGGCAGGCCTTTCGCCGCGCCATCAAGCTGTTAGAGCAGGAGGTCAGCGGCCTGCAGGACCCAGGCGCCCAGGACGTGCAGCTGCTGCTTTCACATGCCTGGAATGAGGGTCCACAGCACGTCGGCGCCTGA
- a CDS encoding ABC transporter ATP-binding protein yields MIELQDLEKTYNGVSAVRALNLTVPEGELVTLLGPSGCGKTTTLRMINRLIEPTGGRVLLAGQDTRRLKPETLRRGMGYVIQQIGLFPHLDVAQNVATVPALLGHDRRATQARVDELLALVGLDPDTFRHKRPVELSGGQAQRVGVARALAADPPVLLMDEPFGALDPLARERLQAAFRDIQRRLRKTVVMVTHDIDEALRLADRVALMREGALVQYGPPDDLIHRPANDFVRQFLGEDAALRQLAGQPVSAFLRPGPAAPGGPAVDAALNARSALSVMLREGQDVLTVTQQGQPVGTVHWTDLRARAPR; encoded by the coding sequence GTGATTGAGCTACAGGACCTCGAAAAAACCTACAACGGGGTCAGCGCAGTGCGCGCCCTGAACCTGACGGTGCCCGAAGGCGAACTGGTGACGCTCTTGGGACCGTCCGGCTGCGGCAAGACCACCACCCTGCGCATGATCAACCGGCTCATTGAACCCACGGGGGGCCGGGTGCTGCTGGCCGGGCAGGACACCCGGCGCCTGAAGCCCGAAACCCTGCGCCGGGGTATGGGCTACGTGATTCAACAGATCGGGCTTTTTCCGCACCTGGACGTGGCACAGAACGTGGCCACGGTGCCCGCGCTGCTGGGCCATGATCGCCGCGCCACCCAGGCCCGGGTGGATGAGCTGCTGGCCCTGGTGGGCCTGGACCCCGACACCTTCCGGCACAAGCGCCCCGTTGAACTGTCAGGCGGGCAGGCGCAGCGGGTGGGCGTGGCGCGCGCCCTGGCCGCCGATCCCCCGGTCCTGCTGATGGACGAGCCCTTCGGCGCCCTGGACCCCCTGGCCCGCGAGCGGCTGCAGGCGGCCTTCCGCGACATCCAGCGCCGCCTGCGCAAGACGGTGGTGATGGTTACCCACGACATTGACGAGGCGCTACGCCTTGCGGACCGCGTGGCCCTGATGCGGGAAGGCGCCCTGGTACAGTACGGCCCACCCGACGACCTGATTCACCGCCCAGCCAACGACTTCGTGCGCCAGTTTCTGGGCGAGGACGCCGCGCTGCGTCAGCTGGCGGGCCAGCCGGTCTCGGCCTTCCTGCGCCCTGGCCCGGCGGCCCCCGGCGGCCCGGCGGTGGACGCCGCCCTGAACGCCCGCAGCGCCCTGAGCGTGATGCTGCGCGAAGGTCAGGACGTCCTGACCGTGACCCAGCAGGGCCAGCCCGTGGGCACCGTGCACTGGACCGACCTGCGCGCCAGGGCCCCCCGGTGA
- a CDS encoding ABC transporter substrate-binding protein has translation MIPTSLKGAAFLLGLALLGTAAAKPIVVGSKLDPEAQILGQMILLTLKNAGLEVTDRTTLGDTGVNRKAILAGEIDVYPEYTGNAVYLFPQAKITAKQAGNPGTIYGLARQLDSKNGITWLKPANVNNTWVIAVPQALAQRAKLSSVADLAKYLNGGGTFKIAGSPEFFNRPDTMPAFEAAYGFKLRADQKLVLAGATPPQTQQAAASGTSGVNAAMAYGTDGTLSALKLVALKDPRGAQAVYQPAPIIRTATLKANPQIEGLLNKTFAGLTQATLQGLNAKVALEGRTAQDVAREYLRSKGLIR, from the coding sequence ATGATCCCCACATCTTTGAAAGGCGCCGCGTTCCTCCTGGGGCTGGCGCTGCTGGGCACCGCCGCCGCCAAGCCCATCGTGGTGGGCAGCAAGCTGGACCCCGAAGCGCAGATTCTGGGCCAGATGATTCTGCTGACCCTGAAAAATGCGGGGCTGGAGGTCACGGACCGCACCACCCTGGGGGACACGGGGGTCAACCGCAAGGCCATTCTGGCCGGCGAGATCGACGTGTACCCCGAATACACCGGCAACGCGGTCTACCTGTTTCCGCAGGCCAAGATCACGGCCAAGCAGGCGGGCAACCCCGGCACCATCTACGGGCTGGCGCGGCAGCTGGACAGCAAAAACGGCATCACCTGGCTCAAGCCCGCCAATGTAAACAACACCTGGGTGATCGCCGTGCCGCAGGCGCTGGCCCAGCGCGCCAAGCTGAGCAGTGTGGCGGACCTCGCCAAGTACCTCAATGGCGGCGGCACCTTTAAGATTGCGGGCAGCCCCGAGTTCTTCAACCGCCCCGACACCATGCCCGCCTTTGAAGCGGCCTACGGCTTCAAGCTGCGCGCCGACCAGAAGCTCGTGCTGGCCGGGGCCACGCCGCCCCAGACCCAGCAGGCCGCCGCCAGCGGCACCAGCGGCGTGAACGCGGCGATGGCCTACGGCACCGACGGCACCCTGAGCGCCCTGAAACTGGTGGCCCTGAAAGACCCCAGGGGCGCGCAGGCGGTCTACCAGCCCGCGCCGATCATCCGCACCGCCACCCTGAAGGCCAACCCGCAGATTGAGGGGCTGCTGAACAAGACCTTCGCCGGGCTGACCCAGGCCACGCTGCAGGGCCTGAACGCCAAGGTGGCCCTGGAAGGCCGCACCGCGCAGGACGTGGCGCGCGAGTACCTGCGGAGCAAGGGCCTGATCCGTTGA
- a CDS encoding Lrp/AsnC ligand binding domain-containing protein, whose product MVTAIVMVQAERQRIPETAEALAGVSGVREVYSVTGEWDIVAILKLSRYEDLDDVVTAGLRRVEGITRTQTMLAFRTYNEALLDQGFGVGLDEGQQQR is encoded by the coding sequence ATGGTCACAGCCATCGTGATGGTCCAAGCAGAGCGGCAGCGCATTCCCGAAACAGCCGAGGCCCTGGCCGGCGTGAGTGGGGTGCGCGAGGTGTACTCCGTGACCGGCGAGTGGGACATCGTGGCGATTCTCAAACTCTCGCGCTACGAGGACCTGGACGACGTGGTCACCGCCGGACTGCGCCGCGTGGAAGGCATCACCCGCACCCAGACCATGCTGGCGTTCCGCACCTACAACGAGGCGCTGCTGGACCAGGGCTTCGGCGTGGGCCTGGACGAGGGCCAGCAGCAGCGCTGA
- the ahbA gene encoding siroheme decarboxylase subunit alpha, with protein sequence MTAPAAPTPQAAHAPEPSAREQLLNRIQRDIPIVQRPYARLAEEVGLSEAEALAILREVKAEGVLRQVSAIFDTRTLGYQSSLVAAVYDEDQLDAGAEVVNTHPGVSHNYKRNHDFNLWYTIAVPPESNLEAHVQKLHELSGARLTRLMPTLHLFKIGVEFDMTGKEDWNAKAKPQYTSEQRNIGYQVTDLDRAFVLEFQKDLPVTEEPYAEACAALGLSIDEVAAHAEKMKAAGALRRVSAVFRHQKAGFTFNAMGVWAVPQAQVAQVGRQMAEFKAVSHCYLRPTYPEWPYTIFTMVHGRSKEEAFGKIKAIEQEVAPGVDHAILYSTKEYKKIRLEFYKPEFYAWAKEYLGTEA encoded by the coding sequence ATGACCGCTCCCGCCGCCCCCACCCCGCAGGCCGCGCATGCGCCTGAACCCAGCGCGCGCGAACAGCTGCTCAACCGCATTCAGCGCGATATTCCGATTGTGCAGCGGCCCTATGCCCGGCTGGCCGAGGAAGTGGGGCTGAGCGAGGCCGAAGCGCTGGCCATCTTGCGTGAAGTGAAGGCCGAGGGCGTGCTGCGGCAGGTCAGCGCCATTTTCGACACGCGCACCCTGGGTTACCAGAGCAGCCTCGTGGCCGCCGTGTACGACGAGGACCAGCTTGACGCGGGCGCCGAAGTCGTGAACACCCACCCCGGCGTGAGCCACAACTACAAGCGCAACCACGATTTCAACCTGTGGTACACGATTGCCGTGCCGCCCGAGAGCAACCTTGAGGCCCACGTCCAGAAACTGCACGAACTGAGCGGCGCCCGCCTGACCCGCCTGATGCCCACCCTGCACCTGTTCAAGATTGGCGTGGAATTCGACATGACCGGTAAGGAGGACTGGAACGCCAAGGCCAAGCCCCAGTACACCTCTGAGCAGCGCAACATCGGCTATCAGGTGACCGACCTGGACCGGGCCTTTGTCCTGGAATTCCAGAAGGACCTGCCCGTCACCGAAGAGCCCTACGCCGAGGCCTGCGCCGCCCTGGGCCTGAGCATTGACGAGGTGGCCGCCCACGCCGAGAAGATGAAGGCGGCCGGCGCCCTACGCCGCGTGTCGGCGGTGTTCCGCCACCAGAAGGCCGGCTTTACCTTCAACGCCATGGGCGTGTGGGCCGTGCCCCAGGCGCAGGTGGCGCAAGTGGGCCGCCAGATGGCCGAATTCAAGGCGGTCTCGCACTGCTACCTGCGCCCCACGTACCCGGAATGGCCCTACACCATCTTCACCATGGTGCACGGCCGCTCCAAGGAAGAGGCCTTTGGCAAGATCAAGGCCATTGAGCAGGAGGTGGCCCCCGGCGTAGACCACGCCATCCTGTACTCCACCAAGGAATACAAGAAGATTCGCCTGGAGTTCTACAAGCCCGAGTTCTACGCCTGGGCGAAAGAGTACCTGGGCACCGAAGCCTAA
- a CDS encoding Glu/Leu/Phe/Val dehydrogenase family protein produces the protein MQILEEMGSRGHEALTLLHHAPSGLRAALAVHSTVLGPAIAGVRLREQDEDLALRGALALSESLTLKAALAGLNYGGGACVLLSPECGMDDPHAREALFRALGRQVRPMESRVVLTEDIGVSPADIAFVAQETGSTLGMHTDTSSVTGYGVYRGMKAAARFALGSESMRGVRVAILGVGAVGRALAAHLHREGARLTIADARPERAEALADDLEGVTVVGYQELLDTPCDILAPCGYGHSIRSEDVPRLQCRLIAGGEHHPLTRRGEAVVKEAGIVYMPDFAINSAGLIAAATGLDMNQAAERVYQTVGRITQAAEQYGKAPHVVARRMAERRIDLIGSLGGRA, from the coding sequence ATGCAGATACTCGAAGAGATGGGGTCGCGCGGGCATGAGGCGCTGACGCTGCTTCACCACGCGCCCAGCGGCCTGCGCGCGGCCCTGGCCGTGCACTCCACGGTGCTGGGGCCGGCCATCGCGGGGGTGCGCCTGCGCGAACAGGACGAGGACCTCGCGCTGCGCGGCGCCCTGGCGCTGTCCGAAAGCCTGACGCTGAAAGCGGCCCTGGCTGGCCTGAACTACGGCGGCGGCGCCTGCGTGCTGCTGAGCCCCGAATGCGGTATGGACGACCCGCACGCCAGAGAGGCCCTGTTCCGGGCGCTGGGGCGGCAGGTGCGGCCCATGGAGTCGCGCGTGGTGCTCACCGAGGACATCGGCGTGAGCCCGGCCGATATCGCCTTTGTGGCCCAGGAAACCGGCTCCACGCTGGGCATGCACACCGACACCAGCAGCGTCACCGGCTACGGCGTGTACCGGGGCATGAAGGCGGCGGCGCGTTTTGCCCTGGGCTCGGAGAGCATGCGCGGCGTGCGGGTGGCGATCTTGGGCGTGGGCGCCGTGGGGCGGGCCCTGGCCGCGCACCTGCACCGCGAAGGCGCCCGCCTGACCATCGCCGACGCCCGCCCCGAGCGCGCCGAGGCCCTGGCCGACGACCTGGAAGGCGTGACGGTGGTGGGCTATCAGGAGTTGCTGGACACCCCCTGCGACATTCTGGCGCCGTGCGGCTACGGCCACTCCATTCGCAGCGAGGACGTGCCCCGGTTGCAGTGCCGCCTGATTGCGGGCGGCGAACACCACCCGCTGACCCGCCGGGGCGAGGCGGTGGTCAAGGAAGCCGGCATCGTGTACATGCCCGACTTTGCGATCAACTCGGCGGGGTTGATCGCGGCGGCCACGGGGCTGGACATGAACCAGGCCGCCGAGCGCGTGTACCAGACGGTGGGCCGCATTACCCAGGCCGCCGAGCAGTACGGCAAGGCCCCGCATGTGGTGGCCCGGCGCATGGCCGAGCGGCGTATTGACCTGATTGGCAGCCTGGGAGGCCGCGCGTGA
- a CDS encoding E3 binding domain-containing protein, which translates to MERIAPLAKVLAEANGIDWQKIQGSGAGGQIVEQDILNYLSRVMSGEEDPPDTPVDLPPPDWNGEEVPSAAMLNQAGMNADMLSRAGVDTDLTAFVEQTRTASPEVPATPAPSNLDEDTEFELDDEPEVTPAAAAPAPMPEPIPAPVAPAVSAPMPEPVMPAAQAPMPEPTPAPVTPPPAAPAAAGGLSSLLSRLYQKPAQPEAAQPAPTPEPVAPVAPAPEPVVAPVAAQAEPVAPAPAASPVMETPAPMPEPTPVLPEVAAQPTEVEAPAPVDETPAPVVSEPVVSTPAMPEPEPVAASAPVAPAPVAEPAPMPEPVAAPTMPEVAAQPEPAAQPAPMPAAVSAPTGTPAGSVWFGAYLRRSADVAALHDLRGQVSRALASELPLGLLVARAAQRHADTLGLSSVALDGQGRTHTVGSGSLRDAVAALDTTFDGTPDLLVVDAAALDLDDLHYPQTVTLSVGRSEGGRATLSLNGDVDTTRAAQFLAQVAATLEQPILLVL; encoded by the coding sequence ATGGAACGGATTGCGCCGCTTGCCAAGGTTCTGGCAGAAGCGAACGGGATTGACTGGCAGAAGATTCAAGGCTCCGGTGCAGGCGGCCAGATCGTGGAACAGGACATCCTGAATTACCTGTCCCGCGTGATGTCCGGCGAGGAAGATCCGCCCGACACCCCGGTGGACCTGCCCCCGCCCGACTGGAACGGCGAGGAAGTGCCCAGCGCCGCCATGCTGAACCAGGCCGGCATGAACGCCGACATGCTCAGCCGCGCGGGCGTGGACACCGACCTGACGGCCTTTGTGGAGCAGACCCGCACGGCCTCGCCCGAGGTGCCGGCCACCCCGGCCCCCAGCAATCTCGACGAGGACACCGAGTTCGAGCTGGACGACGAGCCCGAAGTGACCCCGGCGGCGGCGGCCCCGGCCCCCATGCCCGAGCCCATCCCCGCGCCCGTGGCCCCGGCCGTGAGCGCCCCGATGCCCGAGCCGGTGATGCCCGCCGCCCAGGCGCCCATGCCCGAGCCCACCCCGGCGCCGGTCACGCCGCCCCCAGCCGCGCCCGCCGCTGCTGGCGGCCTGAGCAGCCTGCTCTCGCGCCTGTACCAGAAGCCCGCGCAGCCCGAAGCGGCCCAGCCGGCCCCCACCCCGGAACCCGTGGCGCCCGTGGCCCCGGCTCCCGAACCTGTGGTCGCCCCCGTCGCCGCCCAGGCCGAGCCCGTGGCCCCCGCGCCGGCCGCCTCCCCGGTCATGGAGACGCCCGCGCCCATGCCCGAGCCTACGCCTGTCCTGCCTGAGGTGGCGGCCCAGCCCACCGAGGTCGAGGCGCCCGCCCCCGTGGACGAGACCCCCGCGCCTGTGGTCAGCGAGCCGGTGGTCAGCACGCCCGCCATGCCCGAGCCGGAACCCGTGGCGGCCTCTGCCCCCGTGGCCCCTGCCCCCGTAGCCGAGCCGGCCCCCATGCCCGAGCCGGTGGCCGCGCCCACCATGCCCGAAGTGGCGGCCCAGCCCGAGCCCGCCGCCCAGCCCGCCCCCATGCCGGCTGCCGTTTCCGCGCCCACTGGCACCCCGGCGGGCAGCGTGTGGTTCGGCGCCTACCTGCGCCGCAGCGCGGATGTCGCTGCCCTGCACGACCTGCGCGGTCAGGTCAGCCGCGCGCTGGCAAGCGAGCTGCCCCTGGGGCTGCTGGTGGCCCGCGCCGCGCAGCGCCACGCCGACACCCTGGGCCTGAGCAGCGTGGCCCTGGACGGTCAGGGCCGCACCCACACGGTGGGCAGCGGCAGCCTGCGCGACGCCGTGGCCGCTCTGGACACCACCTTTGACGGCACGCCCGACCTGCTGGTGGTGGACGCCGCCGCCCTGGACCTGGACGACCTGCACTACCCCCAGACCGTGACCCTCAGCGTGGGGCGCAGCGAAGGCGGGCGCGCCACCCTGAGCCTGAACGGCGACGTGGACACCACCCGCGCCGCGCAGTTCCTGGCCCAGGTGGCCGCCACCCTGGAACAGCCCATCCTGCTGGTGCTGTAA
- a CDS encoding ABC transporter permease: protein MTAPHRGAPRDVRLVLWLGALPMLAGAWLPWVLLRPNRLAPGEPLRLEPGWLLGAAALALLPALVGHWRRAWVWPAATAALALGVWLLGQQTAAALVGQAPFARASASSGAWLYLLGAGIALFGAAQAAPERRWVGWVWLGPVLAAALSGHLNAWSVVVEGRSEGARWVQELGQHLRLVGTALGLATLLGTPLAIWGAGRPRVAGAALGLSSGLQTLPSLALLGLLIAPLSALADAVPALRAAGLSGIGVSPALTALTLYALLPVVRGGLLGLQGVPAGVLDAARGMGMTRTQRLWRVQAPLALPLWLGGLRQAAVVLIGVAAVAALIGAGGLGTYIFKGLQSAASDLILLGAVPAALLAVAVDAGLRRLEGWLGTRLGRAE from the coding sequence TTGACCGCCCCCCACCGGGGCGCCCCCCGGGACGTCAGACTGGTCCTGTGGCTGGGCGCCCTGCCCATGCTGGCGGGCGCGTGGCTGCCCTGGGTGCTGCTGCGCCCCAACCGGCTGGCCCCCGGCGAGCCCCTGCGGCTGGAGCCGGGCTGGCTTTTGGGGGCCGCCGCGCTGGCCCTGCTGCCGGCCCTGGTGGGCCACTGGCGCCGGGCCTGGGTGTGGCCGGCCGCCACCGCTGCCCTGGCGCTGGGGGTCTGGCTGCTGGGCCAGCAGACGGCCGCCGCGCTGGTGGGTCAGGCCCCCTTTGCCAGAGCCAGCGCCTCCAGCGGGGCGTGGCTGTACCTGCTGGGGGCCGGCATTGCCCTCTTCGGTGCGGCGCAGGCGGCACCCGAGCGGCGCTGGGTGGGCTGGGTCTGGCTGGGCCCGGTGCTGGCCGCCGCACTCAGTGGGCACCTGAACGCGTGGTCCGTGGTGGTGGAAGGCCGCAGCGAGGGCGCGCGCTGGGTGCAGGAACTTGGGCAGCACCTGCGGCTGGTGGGCACGGCGCTGGGGCTGGCGACCCTGCTGGGCACGCCCCTGGCCATCTGGGGCGCGGGCCGCCCCCGGGTGGCGGGCGCCGCGCTGGGCCTCAGCAGCGGGCTGCAGACCCTGCCCAGCCTCGCCCTGCTGGGGCTGCTGATTGCGCCGCTTTCGGCCCTGGCGGACGCGGTGCCCGCCCTGCGCGCCGCTGGCCTCAGCGGGATTGGGGTCAGTCCGGCCCTGACCGCGCTGACCCTGTACGCCCTGCTGCCGGTCGTGCGCGGCGGTCTGCTGGGGCTGCAGGGGGTTCCTGCGGGCGTGCTGGACGCGGCGCGCGGCATGGGCATGACCCGCACGCAGCGCCTGTGGAGGGTACAGGCCCCACTGGCCCTGCCGCTGTGGCTGGGCGGGCTGCGGCAGGCGGCGGTGGTGCTGATCGGGGTGGCGGCGGTGGCGGCGCTCATTGGCGCCGGCGGCCTGGGCACCTACATTTTCAAGGGCCTGCAGAGCGCGGCCAGTGACCTGATTCTGCTGGGCGCCGTGCCCGCCGCGCTGCTGGCCGTGGCTGTGGACGCGGGGCTGCGGCGCCTGGAAGGCTGGCTGGGCACCCGCCTGGGGAGGGCCGAGTGA
- a CDS encoding ABC transporter permease — translation MRRRPPWGALLWPALLALCLWPGVMPRLLNPLGVGELGPLDPPLWRQTLTHLGLVGAATLLVGVVGLPLAVAVTRPGWTAPRQLTEALVGLGQTVPTFAILALAVPALGFGWAPTLLGLVLYGLGPVVGQAILGLQGVSPGVLDAARGMGMSGAQRLWRVELPLAAPVLLSGLRTSVVYNVGTATVGAALGAGGLGEPIIGGLSQQNTALVLAGALPAALLALTLDAWLALVQRPAGAEL, via the coding sequence GTGAGGCGGCGCCCGCCCTGGGGCGCGCTGCTGTGGCCCGCGCTGCTGGCGCTGTGCCTGTGGCCCGGGGTCATGCCCCGGCTGCTGAATCCCCTGGGCGTGGGCGAGCTGGGCCCCCTGGACCCGCCGCTGTGGCGCCAGACGCTGACCCACCTGGGTCTGGTGGGCGCCGCCACGCTGCTGGTGGGGGTTGTGGGCCTGCCGCTGGCGGTTGCCGTCACGCGCCCCGGCTGGACCGCCCCCCGGCAGCTCACCGAGGCGCTGGTGGGCCTGGGGCAGACGGTGCCCACCTTCGCCATCCTGGCGCTGGCGGTGCCCGCGCTGGGCTTTGGCTGGGCCCCTACGCTGCTGGGGCTGGTGCTGTATGGCCTGGGCCCGGTGGTGGGCCAGGCGATTCTGGGCCTGCAGGGGGTGAGCCCCGGGGTGCTGGACGCCGCGCGCGGCATGGGGATGTCTGGGGCGCAGCGCCTGTGGCGGGTGGAGTTGCCGCTGGCTGCCCCCGTGCTGCTCTCAGGGTTGCGCACCAGCGTGGTGTACAACGTGGGCACCGCCACGGTGGGGGCGGCGCTGGGCGCAGGTGGCCTGGGCGAGCCGATCATTGGCGGCCTTTCCCAGCAGAACACGGCGCTGGTGCTGGCCGGGGCACTGCCAGCGGCACTGCTGGCCCTCACGCTGGACGCGTGGCTGGCGCTGGTTCAGCGGCCTGCGGGGGCAGAACTGTAA
- the udk gene encoding uridine kinase has product MIGVAGGSGSGKTTVTRRVIETVGQQGVAVLNQDNYYRNQDDIPFEARLKTNYDHPAAFDWALLREHVDALLSGVPIAMPEYDFTQHTRSAQTTTVLPAPVVVLEGFFALYDEELRERMHLKVFVDADADVRFIRRLLRDTQERGRTPQSVIEQYLEYVRPMHLSFVEPTKRYADVIIPHGGMNEPALDMLAARIRTTI; this is encoded by the coding sequence ATGATCGGCGTGGCCGGGGGCTCGGGCAGCGGCAAGACCACCGTGACCCGCCGGGTGATTGAAACCGTGGGCCAGCAGGGCGTGGCAGTCCTGAACCAGGACAACTACTACCGCAACCAGGACGACATTCCCTTTGAAGCGCGGCTGAAAACCAACTACGACCACCCCGCCGCCTTTGACTGGGCGCTGCTGCGCGAGCATGTGGACGCCCTGCTGTCCGGCGTGCCCATCGCCATGCCGGAGTACGACTTTACCCAGCACACCCGCTCGGCGCAGACCACCACGGTGCTGCCCGCGCCCGTGGTGGTGCTGGAGGGCTTTTTTGCCCTGTACGACGAGGAACTGCGCGAGCGGATGCACCTGAAGGTGTTTGTGGACGCCGATGCCGACGTGCGCTTTATCCGCCGCCTGCTGCGCGACACCCAGGAGCGTGGCCGCACGCCCCAGAGCGTCATAGAGCAGTACCTGGAATACGTGCGCCCCATGCACCTGAGCTTCGTGGAGCCCACCAAGCGCTACGCCGACGTGATTATTCCGCACGGCGGCATGAACGAGCCCGCGCTGGACATGCTGGCCGCCCGTATCCGCACCACGATCTGA